The stretch of DNA TACCTAATGTGAAGGGGGAGTCTCTACTCACAAAAGAAAAGGCTTTCCTCGCAACACGAACTGATATAAGAAGATAGTTTTAAGACCAATCCAACGCACATTGCAAACCTACTCGCGTTTTGCTGCTAACGTAAGGTGTTGAAATTCTTGGTGACTCCAATGTTGGGTGCATCTGCTGCAAGATTTCCGACTCCGTTGTCTTTGTCTATAACATTCACAAGAGAGGTTGAAATTCTTGGTGACTCCCATGTTGGGCGCATCCGCTGCAAGATTTCCGACTCCCTTGTCTTTGTCTACAAGATTCACAAGAGAGAAAAGGTTAGGGCAATCTCAGATGCCAAGTTAACTGATATGTAGCCACTACCAGAATTTGGAATTGCCTTGGCGACCAAAAACCGCTAAGGAATATACTAAAACCGTCAAGGAAACAGTTCTTGGCAGCCAACCGCCAAGCAATATGCGCTAAGAATAGAGAGCCATGGAAACTCGATTTTCTTGGCAACCAGCAGCCAAGAAATCTCATTCTTGGCGGTATGTTCCAGCCGCCAAGTTAATACCTTTTCTTGGCCGCTGAAGACCGCCAACTAAAAGTGCTACCTTGGCGGCTCTCAATCGCCAAGGTATTTAGTTGTTTCCTTGGCAACTCTTTCCTTGGCTGCCAACCGCCAAGAAAATGAAtactaataataaaaaaatatcaatAAATTTGAAAATGTAGACACATACAATTAACCATGCAGGGCACAGGAGCGcccagcggcgagggcgggcaCAAGAAGGGGGTGGTGGTGCTGaccagcgggcggcgcggcgagcttcGGGATCGCGTGGAACGCGTGCAGCGCGTGGGCAGGCGGCCGTGGCTGGGTGCATGGGCCAGGGGCGTGCGCGCGTGGACGGGACGGTGCTGCGAGCGAGCTGCTCTGCAGCGTggcgcggcagaggagagggagccGGGGGCCGGGCGTGTGTGGGCAGGGAGCAGAGGCAGGAAGAAGGAGGGAAGAAAAAGTAAGGAATgctgagtactctatcctgattgtgatgagtgaattgtcaaccgtgcggtgtgatcgtacgcttggtctttgggttgcaggtacacgggcgtcgagtgtcgacggacagttgccgtggaggagctcaggccgggcggcagctatggcgtccactcctggatcgaggacgcaagcggcgacggaaggcgggtttcttggtttgcgccacaaaaccaaggaggcggacggcggttgaagacgccaagtcgtggaggcacgggcgtcgacggcgtctagggcttcgctgcgggcgaggaggtgacgggtgtcgggcggcgtctagggccgtcagaaggccgaggcgggaacggcgtctagagccacggtgtggaggcgggaatgttcccgcgcgtggagttttggcggttttctcaaaaccggccacctacccgggtttcgcggacccccccaAAATCGCGAactggatcttcatcgacatggcggcatcatagagaaggcttcgagtcaaagaaagaaactccgccgtcggatgagatcgtgtacatatttccggttttgcccctacggccctcacctctcttctctctcccttgcGCCAGCCACACATGAAACAGACGCTCCTCTCCCTGGCgacctctctcctctctctattATCTGCTTCTCTTCACTAGAGTAGGTGTTGGAACCATGGAGTTTTGAGTtcttgtactgagattgatcgggaaaggaggcccaatcctccttgttCCCTCAGGGGTTTTGAATTCTATTCAATCTCGTATgatttgtgctttgttttggatgaATTCGATTTTCCTTCGTCGATTCTTGAGCACGAGTTGATGGTTTGATTCTAGATGATTTTGTGACTCCTGGAGGTGTTCCTAATCCATCTTGCCTAGCCCTAAAACCCTCGGGTTCAACCGGTGTGGGCTTTCTCACACTTGTAGGCTCTgcgcgtcggttaaaccgacgaggtGCCTTTGtgtacgtcggtttaaccggtgagtataccTTGCGTATTTTCAGCTGCTTCTTTTCGCTGTTTGCTTTCACGTTGGTTCGCGTGTATTCCTAGGGCTTTCTTGTGTTGGTATAGCtcctccatagctactccacactgtGCCTAGGACTTTAGGGTTGGGTGTGCACTTTGAGACTAAGCCGAAGTTTCAGTTTGCAAGAATTTtgaatcggctcccattcacccccctctggtcgcccctTCGGtccctcaaaaagaaaaaggaaaaagggaaagaaaatggaaaaaaagaaaaagggaaaagaaggggagagagagatggcggAAATCACGGCGGTGATCACGACTggacgcgcacgcgcgccggtcggaCGTGACGCGCGAGACGAGGGTGAACAGGGAGACGGGACggcgatggattcggatgtcgggGCTGGTttttcgggagatcgggcgggaaaggtctgagctcaacgatgaaaagttttgagaaattatttttagcgcgtgtTTTATTTTAGTAgatttttcgggatgttacatcaTTGGAGACGCGTTTTTTGCAAAGCAAAATGCGTCACCGTTAATCACCAATGTGTGACGCGGATTTCTGTGTCACCGATGTGATGAAAATTTGGTGACGCGAATTTTTTTCATCATCAATTAGACTTTTTTTGCGTCACCAATGAAGAGTTCTGGCATAGTGACCACGAGATGCATATGGGCACCAAATTCTGAGGTTGACCGAGGCACAATGTAGTTCGCTTCACAATGCAGATCAAAGAATGAATTACTctttccgttccaaattgtaggttgttTGGCTTTTTCAaccccaagtttgaccactcgttttatttaaaaatttgtgcaaaacatcatttttttgttgtggcttgttttattaatacaagttcttgaagaatgatttaaatttgactatgtttgcgtaaattttttgaataagacgagtggtcaaatttggtgtaaaaaaaagtcaaacgacgaACGGATGGAGTACCTCTCAACGGCGGCGATGATGATCCGGCCGCCGGCCAAGTGCTTCACGTAGAACCGGGCTGACGCACGATGTCCTGTCTTGCCATCACATAAGCGTCCATGGCCGTGCGCAATTGCTCGGCGTGGTCGCCGATCCCGGCACCGCGGGTGGCTGCAAGCGAGGCTGCCTGCTGGCGTCGCCGATCCCGGCACCGCGGGTGGCGGCAAGCGAGTCTGCCGGCGTTGTCAGTGCTTGCTGGCCTGTTGTGATCCCGCGCACTCGGCCGTGAGAACCAGTTCAGCCTGGGAACATGGGATGGTTTCCTTGCTAGCACTTTTGGTATGCGCAAGAGGGGCATGCTGATAGAGGAAGGTAAGACGTCACTTTTGGAAAGTTAGGATGAGGATGATCACGATAAATTAGGCCGCTGGAATTGGAACTTTGAAGCGTCAAAAAATCTGATGTGGGTACGTGGGCGGGTAGGTAAAATTGATGGTGAAAAAAAAGTAGAAGCAGAGGCAGAAGTATTTCAGAAAGTGCTATTTTCTTTAACACCTCAAAATTTTCTCCTCATCCGGACTGAACAGTGGGTCCATTGTGAGGGGTTAGTGGAAATTATATGAGTGAGAGatgttttcaattgttttggTTCTTTATAGCGTAGATTCGTTATCAATGGGGGCGGAAAGGGCGATGGAATCTCCACATGAAATAAGTCCtggtccggaataaatctggaTGGAACCAAACGAGCTCTAAAGCGCGAGATGGATTTACGAGCAGGTGGGCCGTCGGTTTAGGCCCGCTCGCACAGTTCGCGTTGGAACGGACTCGACTCACTAAGCGAAACCACGCGCGAGCGGCCCGCCGAATGATACGGCCCAGGCATCCCTGCTAGCCGGCTGCTGCTACGCGTGCGCGCCTCCGTGCGACACGCGAGCCTACCGGGCAGCGGCGACGTGAAATAAATTTACATCAAGATCGTTGGGTGAGTGGCTCGCCCCCGgtgaaataatttttttcactTTAATTTACATCAAGATCCATGTAGCAGTGTAGCACCTGATCATGCAATTGATCGACACGTCAACACGGGACCCGTTTAGCTGTACTTGGTAGTAGTAGTATACAGTATACTAGCAGATAGCATGCAGCCTAGTACTAGCTAGCACTAGCAGGGGCGGATCTACATGGGGGGCTAGGGGGATCAAGCCCCCCTACCTCCCCAAGATACATGGAAGCCCCTCTAAGTCCCCAGTATTTTTGGGATGAAACAATGAAGATaaaaagaggaggaagaggaagaggaagaggaagagaataAGAGAAATAAGAAGAGAGTTAACATGAGCCCTCTAGTTGTTCAACCTAGATTCGCCACTGAGCACTAGTAGTGTGTGTCCCGCCCCAGACCATTTCACCTTAGTTCGCCACAACGTGCCCGCGACAGCCCCGTCCGTCCGTGCCAAAACCTCACCGTACCCGTGACCGAATCGGATGAGAGGCAAAAGGATCGAGATCGGGCCGGGGAGTCCGTGCCATGCCGGCGCTCCTCCTACGTCATGAGCGAGGCGAGCCccaggggcgccgccggcgcgacaCCGGCGGCCTGCTGCTGGTGCGGCAGCGGCTGCGGCATCATCATCACCGGGGAAAGGGCTTGCCCTGCAACGATCGTCCGGCGCAGCGCGAGGAGCCCGCGCGcctcgcggaggcggcgcgcgagcgcggcggcctcggcgcggAGCCGCGCGTTCTGGCGGCACACCGCGACGCCGTTCCGCGCCAGGGCCCGCAGccgctcctccagcgcctgcttcTCGGcgcggagccgcgccgccgtgccgcggaGCTCCTCCAGCCGCTGCTGCTTGCGCTCGCGCGACCGCCGCGCCGACAGCCGGTTCGACTCcttgcgccgctgccgccgacgccgctcGTCCTCCTTGTCCGCCGCCTGATCGTGATCGGCCTCCTCttcccgcgccggccgcggcgtagTCCTCGACGCCATCACCTGGTCCAGGCTAGGGCACGAGTCGGGCCCCCACGGCGTGAACCCGCACGTGATAATGTCCATGCCCATGTCCCGCGCGCCGCAGCTGGACGACGCGGCAGCGAAGTCAAGGTCAAGGGCTTCCTGCACGGACAGCATCTCGTCGCTTTGCCGTTGCAGCCTTCCACCACTAGGAAAAACCGCCGCAGAATTTCCAGAAAACTAGGGGGGGCCGAGTAGAGAATTGGGGAAAAGGGAAGAACGATGAGGAAACGGCTGCTATTTATAGAGGCACGGATCACCCCTCGACCCTCCCGAGGCGTCAGGTGGGCCCCGCCACAGCCGGGCCCACCGTTACGTGGGGTGTCTTCCTTCCCGGGTGTCGGgtaccttttcttttttttccactgacccccccccccccccccgctttaCTCGTGGCAACGAAAGATTCAACCGCCCGCACGGAATATTCGCACCGTCGTCCCGGCATCTGACGGCGGAGGACGGCCTCGGAATCCGGAACGGACGGCGCAGATGGAGCGGCCGCGCTGGGTCGCCCGGTGCGGGCACGCCCTCCTTTCCCCGGGTGCCCGAACCGGTTGGTGCGACGTGACGGGGACCCCACGTACGCCGGGGCCGGGGGCGCGCGGTGTAGCTTAGCCGCGAAGGAATGGTGCTGCTCGATCGCCTCCGGCCACTGTGGCGGCGGGTCGAGGCGCGCGCACACGTGCCGGCTCCCGTtctccggcgccgcggcgggcggggccccaccgccggcgacccataCTCCCTCGACTGTCAGCTGGGGACGCGCGCGAGGGTGCCCGCATGGCGGCGCGCCGGGAGCTCGGGGCGCGCGGGCGCGCCACCTCGGCGCGCGCGGCACCCTGGCGCGGCGGCGTACGTGTGGTGCGCGGATGAGTCGCGAGCTAGGCTAGGCCACGCCACGCGGGGCTTGCGCCACACACGCCAAATTCTCTCGTCGCGTGCGACGAGGGCGCTGTGCGTGTCTAGAGCCCCGAGCGCGACGCTACACGTGTGCCGGAGCGGAGCGGTCGGTAAGTCGACGGTGACCAATGTGTACGTGCAGTGCGAGTCTCTGTGGGTGGTGACTGGCCatatctatccatgcattggCGCCTCTCCAGCCAGGACTGTCTCCAGCACGTGCTGCTACTAGCCTACTACGACCTGCGAGCTCATCGAGCTAGCTCCTTTTGAGAGCAACATGACTCCTTGGAGTAGCTAGTTTGTTGATGATCTTATGATAAGCTGGCGTGTGGGTTAACGGTAACTCAGTGTTTCCCAGTCGTGTCGATCGCCTCCGTTGCTGTCAGAGCTGTCTGCATCAGGCAGTAATTGGAGCGAGCGCAGGCACATCATCCATCCAGGAGCGTCGTCGCCGATGGATCGGATCGACATGATCGATCGAGCTCCACGAGTATCTTCTAGCATGTGGGACGAAGACGAACTGTTCACTTGGTTCCTTCCCGGATCCCACCCACGACAAGTCGATCGTCTTGAAAACACACGCATGGTACGGTACTGTGATGTATCCAGATGCACCGCGCGCTTCATTTTGGAGGCAACGTCAAGTGTGGCATTTTGAATTGTTACACACACGTATACGCGTGGTGGTGCGATTGCTTTACGAAAAGCTCTCCGTAGGTTCGAAAATAAACAAGACGGTGGATGCCGGCCTTCGCCTGCTTTATTTCATCTTTTTATCCACGGTCACGTACGGTCGATTCACACACGTTCTCGAGGAATTCGTTTTTGTCACGAACGTATTCATGGAATGAGTGCGCGCTCCTTCGTGTATACTATCCAAACGTGCCACTGCAACTGTGTTTTGTAGGAAAAACAGACAGGGTGTGGCAGGTAACGCGCGCATTCTGGCAACCGCCAACGCAAGCTTAATAAAGGACAGTAAAAGGCCAAAACGATGCTGAAATATTTgtatttacttttttttttgaaacgattgCAAGAGTTTTGCCTTGAGTTTTATTAGACTAGTAGgggaaaatggaaaagaaatgAAGGTTGTTGAATTCTTGACATCCCATATTCTGCCGTAAAAGTTCCTCCATTGATTTGCCAGTTTCCTGCGGCCGGCCTAACCACCGGTGGCGGCCCTTTGAGCCCGCTGATCGAGCTAGCAATCTCCGGACAGGTGGCTTAACGCGCGGCGCACTAATGAGTAACCGCGTGTGTCTCGCTCTGATCATCGAGTCGAAGGCCGCCATGCATCGGCAGGGAGACAATCTCAAGCACCTATGCTGGGCTGAAAAGAGCAGTGAATAATGGAGAGACAGCATCTGGAAAGAACTGATGGTGAAGTACGAAATGTAAAGCGACAGATGCAAATTATGAGAATTGATCAGTTTGAAAGATGTAGCTGGACACACACGCTTTGGAATTATTTGGGGTCTTTAACGTCTGGCTTCGAGCATAACTGGGCTGGATCTCACCAGAATTTAGAGGTGACGGCTGTCGCACCTTGGTTCCATCGAAAATGTGCTTTTGTTGAAAGACAAAATATTCTCACTTTTGTTTTGTCTTTGAGAATCGTCCTCTAGATTGAAGAAAATTGTGTGTCAGTGTAAAATTTAGTTGCAGCCACTGAGAAATTAAAGTGCTTCTGATTCAAACAAAACCAGCAACCAAATGAAAGCTGCCCTGCTGAAGCCTGAAagtgccttttttttttccaaataaacGACCGTGGCCAATTTTCACACGACATTCGTCTTATCCGATCTGCTCCAAATCTTTATTCCAGCATTTTGGGGGCGCGCACAAACACAAAGCGTTGACCCTGCTGCCACTACACTCACTCAGCACCAGACTCCAGGAGGCACTATGAACCTCTCTTTAATCTCTGGATAAGAACTcgtctttcgaaaaaaaatctCTGGATAAGAACTCCATCGTTATTAGAGAggaaaaaaatgaagaagagaCGATCCATCCAGGCCGAATCCCACACCCTCTGTCCCCCCCTTTTCCAAGCAAATTCCGTCGCCAACGGCTGAGCCCAACCATCTGCCGCAAAGGCGCGCGCGAGACCGGTAGTGGGTGGAACGTGGATGGAAGCTCACACATGGCCACATGGGGTGTTCCTGCTCCAGTGCTCCCTCGGCACGGCAGCCATGCAATGCAAGGGCGAGCTGTTAGCTTTGGCCTTTGGACCAGGAGCAGAAAAAAGgttgcttttcttttttcctttccccCTCTTCCTTTTACATGTAACGTCCCGATAGGTAGGCCAAAGGCTTGATTGGAACCATCGGCGAAAGCAAAGGTTTCAGAGCGGATCTCGTGCGCTCGCTCGACCGGCCGGCCAGCCTTTTGATTTTAAGGTTCGGCGCTAGCTTTACTTCTGCCTATCGACCGACGACCGGTCGATCAGCCGATCGGCCGGCGGGCGCGATAAGCAAGCCCGCGGGAGTGGCCGCCCGGGAAAGGTGGACCGCGAGGCTgccggcggtggcagcggcggatTCGCCCCCGCCGTTGCGGCGCCGGGAGGGTCTCCGTCGTCCGTCCCGGCTGTGCTTTAGTTGCGGGGTGAGGTGAGCGGTCGAGGCCGGCCAAGCGGATCACGGCAATGGATTCCCCGCGCGAGGCTGCGTCGCCGGGTGGCGTGACAGCGCGCGGAAGCAGCGGCAAGGCTGCTCGCCGGACGGGGCTTTTaacccccgccggcggcgacgcgacaTGCGTCCGCAGCCGTGTCTGCAGGCCGGCCGCTCGTTGGCACGAAGGTTCTCATAGGCTGGCGCCGCTACTGGAGGACGAGCGAGCGAGAGAGCGATATCCGAACCGAACACGATCGAGCACTGCCGTAGCGCTGGACAATAGTAGAATATAGAATAGGATGATGTGGCAGTGGCACAGCCTACATTAACAGCGGTTTTTATATGACACGCTCGTCATTTAAAAGTAGAAGGGTTCGTCAGCGCTacgttttagaaaaaaaaatgctggTCTTCAATTTGCTTGAAAAGCTTGGCTGTCTCTCTCGCACGCGGGTTTCTGCATTGGAAACCTGCTGCAACTATGATTCGATCACTGGATTAGGATGTGCATGCCGCTTAGTGCTTACCCACtccgtctcaaaaaaaaatgattcGTTTAGAAAAATTCAAAAGCTGGAAGTGACTATATCACCTCTAATTAATTAGGACAATCTCAATGAAAGTGTCATTAACACAGTTATCAAGACACTAAACTAGGTAATGACACTGCCCCTCCACTCTCTTCATAATATTGGCAAAATTAATGTCTGACACTCCCTCTTCATAATGATTGGAGACAGGGTTGTTTATTTGGTTTCTTAATAAATGCAAATCCATTGGAAGCAGAAAAATAATACTATCAATATAAACATTCAATTCTCTTATCTATGCTATTTCTTGATATTTGATACTGCTTTATTTACTATCTAAACAAACAGTTTTTGTGGATAAAATTTGAAGGCTGACCGAATAGTCTTTTTGAGACTAAGAGTACACTAGAATGTCGACAAAGGAACCAAGTGATACATGATATTCAAACATAACTGAGACGACGAGTTTTGGTCTTTTGGAGCTCATGCGACTATTTCCGGGCGTGCATTTGTTCGTCAATGAGGCAGTGTCTGGTGGATGGATGGAACCGAGGGGTAAAGTTTCTGAACCAGAACCGGCCTTGTGAGGCCCATACACGTCctgaaaaaaaatcttgaaCGATATGCTGAAATTAAACCTGGCCCACGATCTGGCCCGATGCTTCTTTGTGGCCCCACAAAAAACAACCCACCGTATCTCTATTtgcggcttttttatttttatatttttaaaaatgttttttaagaaatatattttcggtttcacattttacagttttatacccctaccacccggcaggggggcggtagggacctacatgtaaataaatatttttttttgcgcagaagcccctggcgggagcctgccgcccccctaccgggcggcaggcagcccgcccgcccggcaggggtcggcaggctccccccaaatataaaagctgagccCCTTCCCTCGCACCCTCATTTCCTGTCCATGAGAtccagagagggagagaggaggggtgagggaggtaattccaccggtgaagccctgccggattttgaaTCCGAATCGCAGGTAACtaatatttctcaactattatagacttgttcctaaaataattatgaattagaatagatttagtttttggatagtgaaatatagaatagtaaactgtaacatcccgaaaatccaCTAAGTTAAACCGT from Panicum virgatum strain AP13 chromosome 9K, P.virgatum_v5, whole genome shotgun sequence encodes:
- the LOC120648484 gene encoding ocs element-binding factor 1-like produces the protein MLSVQEALDLDFAAASSSCGARDMGMDIITCGFTPWGPDSCPSLDQVMASRTTPRPAREEEADHDQAADKEDERRRRQRRKESNRLSARRSRERKQQRLEELRGTAARLRAEKQALEERLRALARNGVAVCRQNARLRAEAAALARRLREARGLLALRRTIVAGQALSPVMMMPQPLPHQQQAAGVAPAAPLGLASLMT